In Agrobacterium vitis, one genomic interval encodes:
- a CDS encoding carbohydrate ABC transporter permease, with translation MEQRAVFKNWWLPILFALPQIILIILFFYWPVAAVVNWAFTLEPPFGGAAEFVGFANFREALTDPFYWNSVTVSLIFATLGPFFAILIGLVLALAVDRQLPGTGFFRFFYILPFAIAGPAAGIAFRFILAPDRGLAAMVNSFSPDLWNPAKYGSHALALVIIVFIWKWSGYTFIFLLAGLQSVPRALSEAAAMDGAGPLRRAFDVQVPLLAPTLFFLLVTMMTEGFVGADTFGIVHSMTGGGPNHGTEVMVYRIVDEAFKGLNYSGASAQSIILIGLIMICTFIQFRFIEKRVHYK, from the coding sequence ATGGAACAACGCGCCGTTTTCAAGAACTGGTGGCTGCCTATCCTGTTTGCGCTGCCGCAGATCATTCTGATCATCCTGTTCTTCTACTGGCCAGTGGCTGCCGTGGTGAACTGGGCCTTCACCCTTGAGCCTCCATTTGGCGGTGCGGCGGAATTCGTTGGCTTTGCCAATTTCAGGGAAGCGCTGACCGATCCCTTTTACTGGAATTCGGTCACTGTCAGCTTGATCTTCGCGACACTCGGTCCTTTCTTCGCCATTCTGATCGGACTTGTGCTGGCGCTTGCCGTTGACCGGCAATTGCCAGGAACCGGCTTCTTTCGGTTTTTCTACATCCTGCCCTTCGCCATTGCCGGACCGGCTGCCGGTATCGCCTTCCGCTTTATCCTGGCGCCCGATCGCGGGCTGGCGGCTATGGTCAATTCCTTTTCTCCAGATCTCTGGAACCCGGCCAAATACGGCAGCCATGCGCTGGCGCTTGTTATCATCGTCTTCATCTGGAAATGGTCGGGCTATACATTCATTTTCCTGCTGGCCGGCCTTCAATCTGTACCGCGCGCGCTTAGTGAAGCGGCCGCCATGGACGGCGCCGGTCCCTTGCGCCGTGCCTTCGATGTGCAGGTGCCGCTGCTTGCGCCCACCCTGTTTTTTCTGCTCGTCACTATGATGACGGAAGGCTTCGTTGGTGCTGACACATTCGGCATCGTCCATTCGATGACCGGCGGCGGACCGAACCACGGCACCGAAGTCATGGTCTACCGGATCGTCGATGAGGCGTTCAAGGGTCTCAACTATTCCGGCGCATCGGCCCAAAGCATCATTCTGATCGGGCTGATCATGATCTGCACCTTCATCCAGTTCCGCTTCATCGAGAAGCGCGTGCATTACAAGTGA
- a CDS encoding ABC transporter permease subunit has protein sequence MIQRTPIANAFTYLIMVLGFLLLIGPFIVVIAGASQTMPQVNAVPFSFLPQGEFLTNAKQAWSRADLGTAMTNSLIMAALVTLGKVALSAMTAFAIVFFRTPLKHVFFWGVFITLMLPLEVRVVPTYAVAADLLQPVKSILSTLFGIDIKIEWNLLNTYAGLTLPLIATATGTFLYRQFFMTLPNELAEAARMDGSGPIRFFFEMLLPLSRTNMLALTTIMFVYGWNQYLWPLLMVTDPNYKTVMMSLRSLLPSDNGIPDWNVTLAGSLMIMAPPLVVVAVLQRWFVRGLVSTEK, from the coding sequence ATGATCCAGCGCACACCAATTGCCAATGCCTTCACCTATCTCATCATGGTCCTGGGCTTCCTGCTGCTGATCGGACCATTCATCGTGGTGATCGCTGGCGCCAGCCAGACAATGCCGCAGGTCAATGCCGTTCCCTTCAGCTTCCTGCCGCAAGGCGAGTTCCTGACCAATGCCAAACAGGCCTGGTCGCGGGCCGATCTCGGCACGGCAATGACCAACAGCCTGATTATGGCGGCCCTGGTGACGCTCGGAAAGGTCGCGCTGTCAGCCATGACCGCCTTTGCCATCGTGTTTTTCCGCACGCCGCTGAAACACGTGTTTTTCTGGGGCGTGTTCATCACCCTGATGCTGCCGCTCGAAGTCCGGGTCGTGCCGACCTATGCGGTGGCAGCCGATCTGTTGCAGCCGGTCAAATCCATCCTGTCCACGCTGTTTGGCATCGACATCAAGATCGAGTGGAACCTGCTCAACACCTATGCGGGCCTGACCCTGCCGCTGATCGCCACGGCAACCGGCACCTTTCTCTACCGGCAATTTTTCATGACTCTCCCCAATGAATTGGCCGAGGCGGCGCGCATGGACGGGTCCGGGCCGATCCGCTTCTTCTTTGAAATGCTACTGCCGCTTTCGCGCACCAACATGCTGGCGCTGACCACCATCATGTTCGTCTATGGCTGGAACCAGTATCTCTGGCCGCTGCTGATGGTGACCGATCCGAACTACAAGACGGTGATGATGTCGCTGCGCTCACTGCTGCCGTCCGATAACGGCATCCCCGACTGGAACGTAACCCTCGCTGGTTCCCTGATGATCATGGCCCCGCCGCTGGTTGTGGTTGCCGTGCTGCAACGCTGGTTCGTGCGCGGTCTGGTCTCCACGGAAAAGTGA
- a CDS encoding sn-glycerol-3-phosphate import ATP-binding protein UgpC yields the protein MADIDIRAVRKSYGKTPTLHGIDLLFGSGEFVVILGPSGCGKSTLLRMIAGLEDITSGEIAIDGRVVNTLEPRERGCAMVFQNYALYPHMSVAGNIGYALKVAGVAKAERDRRITETAKIVGLQDYLDRRPAALSGGQRQRVAMARAIIREPKVFLFDEPLSNLDAKLRVTMRAEIRKLHQRLSATSVFVTHDQVEAMTLADRLVVMNRGHVEQVGKPLDIYHRPATTFVASFIGSPAMNLFDARVEVETSTIRISGAAVEIDPVVAHALRGRDVIVGIRPEQCRLASHGQGVPALIEFVEELGVGRVVHCELAGQPFAIAVPEEAQVSAGDTIGLLLPRQQLHFFDAESQKRIDFSPVTGAANSLANSQIPSHQPSGVLS from the coding sequence ATGGCTGATATCGACATCCGCGCGGTGCGCAAAAGCTACGGCAAGACGCCAACCCTGCATGGCATAGATCTGCTGTTTGGATCAGGGGAATTCGTGGTCATTCTCGGTCCCTCCGGCTGTGGCAAATCCACGCTGCTGCGAATGATCGCCGGGCTCGAGGACATTACCTCAGGCGAAATCGCCATCGATGGCCGTGTCGTCAACACATTGGAACCACGCGAACGCGGTTGCGCCATGGTGTTTCAGAATTACGCGCTCTACCCGCATATGTCGGTGGCTGGCAATATCGGCTACGCCCTGAAAGTGGCGGGCGTTGCCAAAGCCGAGCGTGACCGGCGCATTACTGAGACCGCAAAAATCGTCGGCTTGCAGGATTATCTTGACCGTCGGCCCGCCGCTCTTTCCGGTGGCCAGCGCCAGCGTGTCGCCATGGCCCGCGCCATCATCCGCGAGCCGAAGGTGTTTCTGTTCGATGAACCACTGTCCAATCTCGACGCCAAGCTGCGCGTCACCATGCGCGCCGAAATCCGCAAACTGCACCAGCGTTTGTCAGCCACATCGGTTTTCGTGACCCATGACCAGGTGGAAGCGATGACACTTGCCGACCGGCTGGTGGTGATGAACCGTGGCCATGTGGAACAGGTCGGCAAACCACTCGACATCTATCATCGCCCGGCCACGACCTTCGTTGCCTCGTTTATCGGTTCACCAGCCATGAACCTCTTCGATGCCCGCGTCGAAGTGGAAACCTCCACCATTCGCATCAGTGGTGCAGCGGTCGAAATCGATCCGGTCGTCGCTCATGCGCTGAGAGGACGAGATGTGATCGTCGGTATCCGCCCGGAACAATGCCGTCTTGCCAGCCACGGCCAGGGCGTCCCGGCACTCATCGAATTCGTCGAAGAACTGGGCGTTGGCCGCGTCGTCCATTGCGAATTGGCTGGCCAGCCCTTTGCCATTGCTGTCCCCGAAGAAGCGCAGGTCTCGGCTGGTGACACGATCGGGCTGTTGCTGCCGCGGCAGCAATTGCACTTCTTTGACGCCGAGAGCCAGAAGCGGATCGACTTTTCTCCCGTGACGGGCGCGGCAAACAGCCTCGCCAACAGCCAAATACCATCGCATCAACCCTCTGGAGTTCTTTCATGA
- a CDS encoding sugar phosphate isomerase/epimerase family protein, with protein sequence MTDIISAIGFCNRTGKGDLTTLDVSLREIADSGATACEIGIYGEEIISGGRIIEDRTQRVADIVSQYSFKKLSLHGQVSSNFMDREHLHLQKNVVRAMLELCDRLGAGILVHHSGAAQPVEGVDGADLDKMEREALLEMADIAKGYGVRIALENIFTTETGQYRQTPSQVAETVKAIGHDHVVALIDFSHAYIESTFKGLDFREQLRAMAPVTGHLHVHDSFGLPYTMKEFFHNAEATALGIGDLHLPLGWGDIAWDEIFAELTFLPDTMLIMEIGAERFLDQQPRCLDCARDLAKLVNLR encoded by the coding sequence ATGACCGACATCATTTCCGCCATCGGCTTTTGCAATCGCACCGGCAAGGGCGACCTGACGACACTGGACGTCTCACTACGCGAAATCGCCGATTCCGGTGCGACGGCCTGCGAAATCGGCATTTATGGCGAAGAAATCATCTCCGGTGGCCGTATTATCGAAGATCGCACCCAGCGCGTCGCTGACATTGTCAGCCAATACAGCTTCAAGAAATTATCCTTGCACGGCCAGGTCAGCTCCAATTTCATGGACCGCGAGCATCTGCATCTGCAAAAGAACGTGGTTCGCGCCATGCTGGAACTGTGCGATCGTCTTGGCGCCGGCATTCTCGTCCATCATTCGGGTGCCGCCCAGCCGGTAGAAGGTGTTGACGGCGCGGATCTCGACAAGATGGAGCGCGAGGCCCTGTTGGAAATGGCCGATATCGCCAAGGGTTATGGCGTGCGCATCGCGCTTGAAAACATCTTCACCACCGAGACCGGCCAATATCGCCAGACGCCGAGCCAAGTGGCTGAAACGGTCAAGGCCATCGGCCATGACCATGTCGTCGCCCTGATTGATTTCTCCCATGCCTATATCGAATCCACCTTCAAGGGACTGGATTTCCGCGAGCAGCTGCGCGCCATGGCACCGGTGACCGGCCATCTTCACGTCCATGACAGCTTTGGCCTGCCCTATACGATGAAGGAATTCTTCCATAACGCGGAAGCAACGGCACTCGGCATCGGCGATCTGCATCTTCCGCTCGGCTGGGGCGATATCGCCTGGGACGAGATCTTTGCCGAACTCACCTTCCTGCCCGACACCATGCTGATCATGGAAATCGGCGCTGAACGCTTCCTCGACCAGCAGCCCCGCTGCCTGGACTGCGCCCGCGACCTGGCAAAGCTGGTGAACCTGCGCTGA
- a CDS encoding response regulator transcription factor — translation MMANPPQQDEHEPVVYVIDDDASVRAALEDLLASVGLAVCAYGSIQEFMAMPLADAPGCLVLDVRMPGQSGLEFHQQMAKLGIRLPVIFITGHGDIPMSVKAMKNGAIEFLTKPFRDQDLLDAIQQGIESDRAQRRQDHLSSGLRELWQTLTPGEREVMELVVQGRLNKQIAGDLGVSEITVKVRRAQLMRKLNAKSVADLVRIWDRLAVPD, via the coding sequence ATGATGGCCAACCCACCTCAACAGGATGAACATGAGCCGGTTGTCTATGTGATCGATGATGACGCCTCGGTGCGCGCCGCATTGGAGGATCTGCTTGCCTCCGTCGGCCTTGCGGTTTGCGCCTATGGATCAATCCAGGAATTCATGGCAATGCCGCTTGCCGATGCGCCCGGCTGCCTGGTGCTCGACGTGCGGATGCCCGGCCAGAGTGGCCTTGAGTTTCACCAGCAGATGGCGAAACTGGGTATACGGCTGCCGGTGATCTTCATTACCGGTCATGGGGATATCCCCATGTCGGTCAAGGCGATGAAAAACGGTGCCATAGAGTTTCTGACCAAGCCGTTCCGCGATCAGGACCTGCTGGACGCTATTCAGCAGGGCATCGAAAGTGATCGTGCGCAGCGACGGCAGGATCATCTGTCCTCCGGCTTGCGGGAGTTATGGCAAACGCTGACGCCGGGTGAGCGGGAGGTGATGGAACTGGTTGTTCAGGGGCGTCTCAACAAACAGATTGCCGGTGATCTCGGTGTCAGCGAAATCACCGTCAAGGTTCGCCGCGCCCAGTTGATGCGCAAACTCAATGCCAAATCCGTCGCCGATCTGGTGCGGATATGGGATCGGCTGGCGGTGCCGGATTGA
- a CDS encoding sensor histidine kinase, with product MKHILFSQHQNRPKLRAVFILFLLVCIFAADTITNFEIAFAVFYIAVILIAIGFLSMRGVVALAMICIGLTVLSLFLTRRGSFESGLLNCGISTCAIGVTTYLALKIVAAQAAIYDAQAQFSRMARLTRLGELTASIAHEVNQPLAAVATSADACRRWLDHTPPNLDRARQAAERITSDVKRASDVIVRVRRLARSEPPQRESFDLNAATTEAIGLAEHEIERNNIALEMALAEDLPPVLADRIQIQQVIGNLLLNAIEAMAAVPSFKRELLISTFVDGDDRIVLAVADSGPGMKQSTLDHLFEAFWTTKESGMGIGLAISRSIIEAHGGRISVTSAHRMGTVVQFSLPLSEENKA from the coding sequence ATGAAACACATTCTGTTTTCGCAGCATCAGAACCGGCCAAAGCTGAGGGCGGTGTTCATCCTGTTCCTGCTGGTCTGCATCTTTGCTGCCGATACGATCACCAATTTCGAGATCGCTTTTGCTGTCTTCTATATCGCGGTCATTCTGATCGCCATCGGCTTCCTGTCGATGCGCGGCGTCGTCGCACTGGCAATGATCTGCATTGGCCTGACGGTACTAAGCTTGTTTCTCACCCGGCGCGGATCGTTCGAATCCGGGCTGCTGAATTGCGGCATCAGCACCTGCGCCATTGGGGTGACGACCTATCTCGCCTTGAAAATCGTTGCCGCCCAGGCGGCTATTTACGATGCGCAGGCGCAGTTTTCCCGCATGGCGCGGCTGACGCGGCTGGGTGAATTGACCGCCTCCATCGCCCATGAAGTCAATCAGCCGCTGGCTGCCGTCGCCACCAGCGCCGATGCCTGTCGCCGCTGGCTTGATCATACGCCGCCCAATCTGGATCGTGCCCGTCAGGCGGCGGAGCGAATTACCAGCGACGTGAAACGCGCCAGCGATGTGATCGTGCGTGTACGCAGACTGGCCAGAAGCGAACCGCCGCAACGGGAAAGCTTCGACCTCAATGCGGCAACGACCGAAGCCATCGGCTTGGCCGAACATGAGATCGAGCGCAACAATATTGCGCTGGAGATGGCGCTTGCGGAAGATCTGCCGCCAGTGCTGGCCGACCGTATCCAGATCCAGCAGGTGATCGGCAACCTCCTGCTCAATGCCATCGAAGCCATGGCGGCTGTTCCCAGTTTCAAGCGGGAGCTTTTAATCTCGACCTTTGTCGATGGCGATGACAGGATCGTGCTTGCCGTTGCCGATTCAGGTCCCGGCATGAAGCAATCGACGCTGGATCATCTGTTCGAAGCGTTCTGGACCACCAAGGAAAGTGGCATGGGCATCGGCCTTGCCATCAGCCGTTCGATCATCGAGGCGCATGGGGGGCGTATTTCCGTGACATCTGCGCATCGCATGGGGACGGTCGTTCAATTCAGTCTGCCCTTAAGCGAAGAGAATAAGGCATGA
- a CDS encoding ABC transporter permease: MIHPKFAPLATRRSHLPNHWDLMALLLIIGVIVLFAYGERVTTIPLSALDAAPLSLDPTNLPIYALRTILRMLAAIVFSLIFTLIYASVAAKSRRAEMVMIPVLDILQSVPILGFLTFTVTFFLNLFPGRVIGAELAAVFAIFTSQAWNMTFSLYQSMRSQPKDLEEATRSFQLSGWQRFWRLDVPFAMPGLVWNTMMSMSGGWFFVVASEAITVGNTTVTLPGIGSYVALAIKQQDILAVFYAVIAMLAVILLYDQLMFRPLVAWADKFRFETTASGVAPSSWMLDLLRKARVTRLLLAPLNWVARQLWTLRLPKLRSTGSKTASPATSRVIDGIWIAIIAGAAAWAAYISFDYLRASIGWSEIPTVILYGSITLLRVIVLMAIATVVWVPVGVWIGLRPKLSEKVQPLAQFLAAFPANIAFPVFVVVIVHFGLDADIWLSPLMILGTQWYILFNVIAGASAFPSDLKEAARSFHITGWRWWFKVILPGIFPYYITGAITASGGSWNASIVAEVASWGDTQLTTPGLGSYIANATTAGDFPRVVLGIIVMCTFVTLFNRLVWRPLYAYGESRLRLG; encoded by the coding sequence ATGATCCATCCAAAATTCGCTCCGCTTGCCACCCGCCGCTCCCATCTTCCGAACCATTGGGACCTGATGGCGCTGCTGTTGATCATCGGCGTCATCGTGCTGTTTGCCTATGGCGAGCGGGTGACGACTATTCCGCTGTCGGCGCTTGATGCCGCTCCGCTATCGCTCGATCCCACCAATCTGCCGATCTATGCATTGCGCACCATTCTGCGCATGCTGGCAGCCATCGTGTTTTCGCTGATCTTCACCTTGATCTACGCCTCGGTTGCCGCCAAAAGCCGGCGTGCGGAAATGGTGATGATCCCGGTCCTCGACATCCTGCAATCGGTGCCGATTCTCGGCTTTCTGACGTTTACCGTCACCTTCTTCCTCAACCTGTTTCCAGGACGTGTGATCGGTGCGGAACTGGCGGCGGTGTTTGCGATTTTCACCAGCCAGGCCTGGAACATGACCTTCAGCCTCTATCAGTCGATGCGTAGCCAGCCGAAGGACTTGGAAGAGGCGACCCGCAGCTTCCAGCTCAGTGGCTGGCAGCGGTTCTGGCGACTTGACGTGCCCTTCGCCATGCCCGGCCTGGTCTGGAACACCATGATGTCGATGTCCGGCGGCTGGTTCTTCGTCGTCGCCTCCGAGGCCATCACGGTGGGCAATACCACGGTTACTCTGCCGGGCATCGGTTCCTATGTTGCGCTGGCGATCAAGCAGCAAGACATTCTGGCGGTCTTCTATGCCGTCATCGCCATGCTCGCCGTCATCCTTCTCTATGACCAGTTGATGTTCCGTCCGCTGGTGGCCTGGGCCGACAAGTTCCGCTTCGAGACCACCGCCTCGGGCGTGGCTCCCAGTTCCTGGATGCTGGACCTGTTGCGCAAGGCCCGTGTTACCCGCCTGCTGCTCGCGCCTCTGAACTGGGTAGCCCGCCAACTCTGGACCTTACGCCTCCCCAAACTGCGGAGCACCGGTTCAAAAACTGCCAGCCCTGCCACCTCGCGTGTCATCGACGGAATCTGGATTGCCATCATTGCCGGTGCAGCAGCTTGGGCCGCCTATATCAGCTTCGACTACCTGCGGGCCAGCATCGGCTGGTCGGAAATACCGACCGTTATCCTCTATGGCTCTATCACCCTGCTGCGTGTCATCGTACTGATGGCCATCGCAACCGTGGTCTGGGTGCCGGTCGGCGTGTGGATCGGCCTGCGTCCGAAGCTCTCGGAAAAAGTCCAGCCGCTTGCGCAATTTTTGGCCGCCTTTCCAGCCAATATCGCCTTTCCGGTGTTCGTGGTGGTGATCGTGCATTTCGGTCTCGATGCCGATATCTGGCTGAGCCCGCTGATGATCCTTGGGACGCAATGGTACATCCTGTTCAATGTGATCGCCGGTGCCAGCGCCTTTCCAAGCGATCTCAAGGAAGCCGCCCGCAGTTTCCACATCACCGGCTGGCGCTGGTGGTTCAAGGTCATCCTGCCCGGTATCTTTCCCTATTACATCACCGGAGCGATCACGGCTTCGGGCGGCTCCTGGAATGCCAGCATCGTTGCGGAAGTGGCAAGCTGGGGCGATACCCAACTGACCACCCCCGGCCTTGGCTCCTACATCGCCAATGCGACAACGGCAGGCGATTTCCCACGGGTCGTGCTCGGCATCATCGTCATGTGTACCTTCGTGACGCTGTTCAACCGGCTGGTCTGGCGCCCGCTCTATGCCTATGGCGAAAGCCGCCTGCGCCTGGGTTAA